The Halalkalicoccus sp. CG83 genomic sequence AGGCAACCACGCGAACGAAGTCATTCTCTCGACAGACGGCGGCCAGTCTTTCGAGCAAGTGCTGGAGGTGCCGGTCGTCACGACTGACGCCGCCAATAATCACGTCCATGACGTGGAATATGACCCGTACGCCGAGCGTATCTGGGTACTGGTCGGCGACCACGGTAATTCGCAACTGTACTGGTCGGACGACCTCGGCCACAGCTGGGAGAGTATTGGTCCCCGGGGAAGCATCGTTATGCTGACACAGGTGGCCGCGTTCAAGGATAATGTCGTCTTTGGAACAGATGGTGCCCCAGACGGCATCATACTCTGGGAACGTGACGGCCCCGACGATGCGCCCGCCAGCGTGGACGAGTTAGAACGGGTCCACGTCGAAGTGAAGACGGACGCCGCCGATAGCGGCGAGGTCATGCAGATGTACGCACGCCGACGGTGGCATATCCGCGAGGACCTTGAGACGGGGCGCGAACTCTGTGTCATGCCCTTCGGGTTCAGTCCAATGAACGAGGACGCTGATGAAAGCGTGGTGCTCGCGTCGGCGGATGGGTACGTCTGGTATGAGGTATTCCGAACGGATTCACGGGAGACGTTATTGACGAACGTCATGGGACCGCTATCGATGGACGCCTCTGGTGACCCCACTGAAGACCCTCGCCTACTCGTCTCGGACAGCAACCAGGGGGAGGGATATCAAGTCGACGCCAGGCTTCCGCCGTTCTGGGAGCTCGACGACGCCGACAAGCTACGCAAGCTTCAAGACTAATGTAGCCACGGGATACGGTCGTGATTGACGGGTCTGCCTATGAGTCGTACGGATGGGAGCAATTTTCCCGAGTCGTTCGCCACGAGCTAATTCATGCCTGGCAGTATCACAACTACAGCAAGGCCGATCACGGGTCGACTTTCAAACAGTGGGTTGAACCGCTGGAGACGGATCGTCATTGCGAGCAGTACGCTGAACCGAACTATTGGGTCATCTGTGAAGAGTGCGAAAGTCGTGATCCCCGATATCGCCGATCGAAGGTTGTGAAAGAGCCTGAGAAATACTCATGTGGGCGGTGTGGTGGTGCGATCTCGATTGAGTATGTGTAGCAGGGGTTCATTCGTCTTTCACCCTTGTGCAACGGATCGCCCTCGATTGACCATGATGTTGCACAAGGTATCCTGGGAATTCAAGAGAAGGAGTCACCCGACCGAGTCAGACACCACCCTGCAAGTGTTAATGTACCCTCTATCACGACATTCATCTGGTACACCAGAGACACCACCTTGCAAGTGTTCTGTAACGAGTGCTGAGAAGGATCCAGCTGTATTCACAGAAAACACAGCGCGGATGCCCCGGGGCTTGAC encodes the following:
- a CDS encoding SprT-like domain-containing protein, encoding MIDGSAYESYGWEQFSRVVRHELIHAWQYHNYSKADHGSTFKQWVEPLETDRHCEQYAEPNYWVICEECESRDPRYRRSKVVKEPEKYSCGRCGGAISIEYV
- a CDS encoding beta propeller repeat protein; translated protein: MSDSGNEGNATNDVFSQDNETNETNETNETNETTEDEDEDSIEERDAPEPEGGDGRPFTHHDLAVDAEHENGYPTWIDGNGRMYGRDGTRVMVSDDWWETTEELYDFGDDMPGHERVETVIIPESGNVLVGIGGNFDETTGQIELLADDLSESETLYEFDWGRTSNSMGHAVWEDIVVISTYELSDYEGGNHANEVILSTDGGQSFEQVLEVPVVTTDAANNHVHDVEYDPYAERIWVLVGDHGNSQLYWSDDLGHSWESIGPRGSIVMLTQVAAFKDNVVFGTDGAPDGIILWERDGPDDAPASVDELERVHVEVKTDAADSGEVMQMYARRRWHIREDLETGRELCVMPFGFSPMNEDADESVVLASADGYVWYEVFRTDSRETLLTNVMGPLSMDASGDPTEDPRLLVSDSNQGEGYQVDARLPPFWELDDADKLRKLQD